The genomic region ATTGATGGTGTCCCCAGATTCGGAGACCGATCACCCACAACATCCTGGTTCTCTTTGACGATGAGCTTTTCTACAGAGCAAGAATGTCCCCATTAATCGCGGACCCGGAATGATGATCGAGGCACGTGCGATGGACGCCAATGTGAAGTTGTTGTGCGAGGAATTTGAGTTCTGGGCCTCGGCATATCAGCGCCGAGGAAGTGAGTACTATGAGAACGGCTGGGAGACCGATTTCCCCGGATACCGCGAACTGATGCATCTCGGGCAGGAAGCGATGAACCCGTGGACCATGACGAGCGCGACGCTCGCGTGCCTGGAGACATGTTGGGCGATCTCCAATGAGTGCACCGAGATGCTGGACTACGCGCAAGAGCATCTTGACGAGTGTTGGAAGACTCTGGTCGCACTCTCACAATCGCAGTTGTCAGATGTGCGCTGGCAGGTGTACATGGCCATGGAACACGCTGGGCCACGTGCCGAACCGTATCTGCGGCGCGGGCTGGAGGACTTGAACGATCGCTGTCGGCAGTACGCCCTGCTTGCGCTGGCCAACTGTAATCCGGCTGACGCGCGGGCGATCGCGGAGCGTTTCTTGAAAGACGCGGATCCTTACATGCGACAAGCGACTATCCGAATGGTCCTGGCGACTGGGGATTCCGAGTTTGTGGCCCAGGTCCGGCAGGTGCTCCTGCAAGACCCCGTGGAGCACGTGCGTAATGACGCGCGGCGCCGCTTGCCGGAGTGATTGGAACTGGCAGCCTGTGATCGCAGGCTGAGAGGCACAGCCACCAAGTCACGGTAACGATGTGTCCGCCGGTGGAGGTCGGGCCGGGGCGGGTCGTCCTGGCGACGGTCACGCACTACAGCAGCTTCGTGCTGCGGCTGTGCGTGGCGGCTGGCCGCGCACTGGCGTGCGGGGTTGTGATTACCGGGGTGACTTGCCGGCGTCGGCGAAACGCTTCAGAATCAGGCGCACTGCCTGCGACAACCGCGCCTTCCGTACGGCGGGATCGAGCGATGGGTCGAGCTTGGCCTCCGCGTAGCCGCGCCAGATGTGTTTACCCGTCGCCGGGTCGAGCACGTCGATGACCAGGGCTCCCTCGGAGTGCACCGGCGCGAAGCTCGACTCGCGCATGCCGCCGCGGGTTCTTTCAGTCACGGCGTAATCCACTGCGATGTCCGGCTTCCCATCGGTCAGCTGCTTGTAGCCCTTGCGGCCGAGCTCTTCGCCGATCAGTTGCCGGACGAGCGCATCGTGCTCCGCCGATAGGACCTTTTCGTACCGCAGCCCCATCTTGGCTTCGGGCGCCCAGGTCCATGTCTCGCCCATGCCATCGAACCGAATGCCCGGGCCATACGCGGACTCGATCCGCATCGGAGCACAGCCCAGCAGCGACAGCGGCAGCAGCAACAGACCGGCGGTAGCACACAACCGGCAGGACGTTCGTGCGTTCATCCGACATCTCCCACATGACGCCGCCCGACTCCGCCGCCGGGCCCTTCGGCGACATTGTAACGCAGCGGGCGCGGTCCGCATCCGGCACCAGTATTCACAAGCCGTTGTAATTCCGTGGACCGCATGTCAGAATCCGCGCTTCGCGTGGTCTGCCCTGATCGCGGCTGTGTGGAAGGAGCCGAGCATGTTGCGCGTTGCCCTCATTGTCGGTCTGGTTGTCGTCACCGTGGGTCTGTGGGGTTGCCCGCCGCCAGAGCAACTGCCGCCGTACACGCCCCCGGAGGGCAAGGACTACGGCAAGCCGCTGCCGCCCGGGGCGCTCGCGCTGCGCAAGATTTCCCCCAAGGATTACCCGGATTTCGGCCTGGCCTTCGACAACCGCGCCGGGCTGGAAGAGGCCATCCGCCACAGCCTCAGCTACCTCGCCAAACCGTCGAGCCACAAGTATTTCCCCTACGGCGAGATAACGCACGCACGGGCGGTGGCTTCGCTCGAACGGTTTCTCGAAATCCTGCCACGCGTGAACTCGCCGGCGGAATTGAACAAAGCCGTGCGTGACAACTTCGAGGTCTACCAGTCAGTCGGTTGCGACGACCGGGGGACGGTGTACTTCACCGGCTACTACACCCCCATCTTCGAAGGGCGCCGGCAGCGGGAGGGGGCATTCCGCTATCCGCTCTACTCATTGCCGCCGGACTTGGTGAAGGACGAGGAGGGGCAGGCGCTCGGGCAGCGCCGGCCTGATGGCGGGATGAACCCGACCTATCCGACGCGGCGCCAGATCGAGGAAGGCCGGCTGCTGGACGGCCTGGAGATTGCGTACCTGAAGTCGCCCTTCGAGGCGTACGTCGTGACGGTGCAGGGTTCAGCGAAGCTGCGGCTGGGCGACGGCTCGATGTACGAGCTCGGCTACGCCGGCAACAACGGACATGCCTACACGCCGATTGCGCTGGCGATGGTCAACGACGGCGTTATCAGACGTAACGAAATCTCGCTGCAGACGATGCTGCGTTACTTCGAGCGACACCCTGAGCAGGCATACAAGTATTGCTGGCGGAATGACCGCTACGTGTTCTTCAAGGAAGCGCCTGGCGGCCCGTTCGGGAGCATCGGTGTGCCCGTTACGCCGTTCCGCAGCCTCGCGACCGACAAGCAGATCTTTCCGCGGGCGTGCCTGGCATTCGTAAAATCGAAGCTGCCCATGGTTTACAATGAGAAGGTCGTTCAGGCACCGTTCTCCGCGTTTGCCTGCGACCAAGACACCGGCGGGGCGATTCGGGCGGCGGGGCGGTCTGACATCTTCATGGGGGTGGGGCCGTCGGCGGAGGCGATCGCCGGGCGAACCGGGTCGGAGGGCGCTTTGTACTACATCTTCGTTCGTGAGGGCGCACGACCGTAACAGCGCACGATTCCGGAGGAAAAAAGTTGACGCGGCCAACTTTCCGATAGAGAATACAGTCGTACATAGCAGCGGTCCCGACCGGTATTCGGTGCGGGGCCGGTAGCTGAGAAGTAGCGAGAACAACAGAAAAAGCAACTACGGTCGGTCGAACGATCATTCGTTCGAAACAATCCTTATCCATCCGCCTCATCACGACCGAACGGAGCTGCGGGCTTCCAGTCTTTGCCCGCATTTGTGCCCCGGATGAGGTGTGCCGATGGATCGCTTCCGCCTCTCTTCTATTGCATCGCTCTGTGAGCAGCTCAAGCGCGGCCCGAATCGTCTCTGCCTGCGCCAACTGCTCGGGATCGAATTCCTGCTCTCGCTGATTGAGGCGCACAAGCAGTACCCCTTCGAATTCGTCTGCAACGCCATCACCGGCTTTCGGCCGACCCACGAAGGCGATGGTCACGGCCGCTTGCTGGATGGCGAACTCTTGATCACCGACCTGGTCCTGCTGGCGGAAGACCTGAGCGAGAACGCCCGGCTTCCGCTGAATGCCTGGATCGAGCCGGTATACACAGTGGCGGACTTGGCGGAGCGGTTCGACGTCAGCACGAAGACGATCTTCCGCTGGCGTCGTCGGGGACTGGCGGGCTGGAAACTGCGGGGGACGGACGAACGCATGCGACTCCTATTTGCCGATCGATGCGTGCGGCGATTCGTGGCGCAGAACGCGGACCTGGTGACGCGCGGGAGCAACTTCTCCCAGCTCACCCGGCCGGAGCGCGAAGGGATCGTCGCTCGGGCGGCGGAACTCGTGGCTGGCGGCGGCCGGACGGTCAACGCCGTAGCGCGGCAGATCGCCGCGGAGTCCGGTCGGGCGGTCGAGACCATCCGCCTGATTCTGAAACATTACGACGAAGCCCACCCCAACGCGGGCGTGTTCAACCGCTCGCCGCTGCAGGTGGAGGTGGACGATCAACGTCTGGCGGTCTGGGAAGCGTACGTCGATGGCGAGACCGTCGAAGCGCTGGCACGGCGTTTCGGCAAGACGGTCGCGTGGATCTACCGCACGATCACCCAGATGCGCGCCCGGGAAATGCGGGCCCGGAGAATCGAATACGTAGGGAGCCCGGAATTCGATGCGCCGGATGCCGACGAAGCGATTCTCAGTTCGGCGCTTTCCGGCCCGCTTCAACAGGAGCTCGCGGTGTCGCCGCGGCGTGTGCCCGCCGGGTTGCCCCCGTATCTGGCGCAGCTCTTCCGCATCCCGCTGCTGACGCGCGAGGGTGAGTTCGTGCTGTTCCGCCAGATGAACTACCTGCGGCACAAGGCGCAGATGGCGCTCGATGCGCTGGATCCTGACCATGTGCGGCCGGCGCAGCTCGACGAAATCGAAGCGCTGCTCGACGAGGCCGCCCGGATCAAGGGGCGCATCGTCCAAGCCAACCTGCGGCTGGTGGTCAGCATCGCCAAGCGCCACTTGGCGCCCGGCCAGGACCTCTTCGAGCTGATCAGCGACGGCAACGTCTCACTGATGCGCGCGGTGGACAAGTTCGACTACGCGCGCGGCTTCAAGTTCAGCACGTACGCGTCGTGGGCGGTCATGAAGAACTTCGCCCGCTCGATCCCGGAGCAGCGCCGGCACGGCGAGCGCTACCAGACCGGCTGGGACACGTACCTGGATGCGATCGGCACGGCGCCGCGCGAGGACAGCGACAACGAGGAAGTGCTCGCGCTGCGTGGGACCGTCGAGCGCATGCTGGCCACGCTCGACGCGCGCGAACGTAGCATCCTGCGGCAGCGCTATGGCCTGGACGACGCCGGTGAACCACAGACGCTGGAGCAGATCGGCCGGCGGTTCGGGGTTTCGAAGGAACGGATTCGCCAGCTCGAGGCGCGGGCCATGACGAAGTTGCGCGGCGGTTTCGAGGCGGATGTGCAGCGGCTGCTGGGCGCCTGACGAGCCAATCGGTCCTCTTCTCTCACGACAGACCCCGCCGGGAGCGGCAGCTCCGGCGGGGTGCTTTTTTGGGGGCATTCGGGCGTTGGTGGCGGGGCAAACCGGCGCGCCGACAACCGAGAGATGTTCTTGCACGGTCCGATAATATAAAGCTTTCGCACCCGTGGAATGGCGATGTACTTCTGGGGACCGCTAATTCTTTGCGAATTCGCCGGTTCTTGACGCTTTAGAGTGGAAATCCGGGGGTTATCCGGGCCTAGAAGTGAATGCGGAGGTCTGTTTCCAGTTCGCGTGCGTAGTTCGAGGTGCGCGGCTCGAACCCCGTCGGTTGACTGCGACCATGAGGAGGCGCGGAATGCAAGCGCGAAGAGTGTTGACGGGCGCCGGGCTGATTGCCTTGGCGTTCGTGGTGGGATCCGCAGCTGCGGACGATATTCGTCCGCCGTACTGGGCTGGCCAGGTCGCCACGTCGCTCGCATCGTGGGAGTCCCTGACAACGGATCCGACGCCGCTGCTCGAAAAGTTGCGCGATCCGGTCAACAGCGCGCTGGTTCTGGCTGGGGCGATCAGTTCGGATGTGGTCTGGCAGCATGAAGGCGCCGGCTATCGCGGCGCGTCGTCATTTGCGGCCGGATTCGACGTGCGCGCCGAGCAGCCGGGGCACCGCAACGTGTGGGTTCAGCTTGCGTGGATGGTCGATCAGACCGCCGCGCGTCCGATGGCGGGGAATGCTGGGCCAAGCGTGAAGACGACGGCAGCCTCGGAGAGCATCCTCGCACCGACGAACCCGGAGGCGCCGTTCGGAGACGCATGGTTCCATCAGCCGCGTGTTGAGCCGGCACCGGCGCAGGAGCTGGTGCGGGCTCACGGCAACATCATGGGCGGCGGGCTGGTAAACGCCGGGTCGGTGATGCTGGTACGGGGGCGGTAGCCCGGAACAGTCGATAGTTCACCCACGGGACGGCGGGTTGCGGCTCGCCGTCCCGTTTTCGTTGCGCGGCCGGCGTCATGTTGACCGGATGCGGGCGCGCAGTGCCGTGGCGGTCGCGTGGTCGGCCGAGCCGAAGAACACAAATACCACGCGCTCGATATTCGGGTGGCGCGCCAGGAACTCGGCGGTCGTGCGCAGGGCGATCTCCGTCGCCGCCTCGAACGGGTAGCCGTAGATGCCGGTGCTGATGGCTGGGAACGCGACGGTCCGCAGGCCGTTTTCGCACGCCACTTCGAGCGAGCGGCGATAGCAGGAGGCCAGCAACTCTGGCTCGCCGCGCCGGCCGCCGCCGTAGACGGGACCGACGGTGTGGATGATGTAGCGCGCGGGGAGGTTGAACCCGGGCGTGATCTTGGCATCGCCGGTGTCACAGCCACCAAGCTGGCGGCAGGCGGCCTGAAGCTGGGCCGCGCCGGCCGCGCGGTGGATGGCGCCGTCGACGCCGCCGCCGCCGGCCAGGGCGCGGTTGGCCGCGTTGACGATGGCGTCGACGGCCAGCCTGGTGATGTCACCCTGCTGCAGTTCGATGCGTGACCAGACGTCGGTGGTGGACATGAGTGGCTCCTCGCGGTATTCGCGCGTATTGTCGCATGGCGCTCGGTCGGCGGCAAAAGGAACCGCGAAGCGGCGATTTCGGCGCGGCGGGCGGGCCAGTACCATGGGGGCATGCCGAAGACGCTCTACATCATCGATGGCCACGCGCAGATCTACCGCGCGTATTTCGCACCGTTCCGCACGCTGAACGCGCCGAGCGGCGAGCCGACGCGCGCGACGCACGTCTTCTGCCAGATGCTGCTGAATATGCTGCGCGACCGCCGGCCGGATTATCTCGTGATGGTGCTCGACGCGGACGAGCGCAAGCTGCTGCGGCGGCAGATCTACCCGAACTACAAGGCCCACCGCGACCCGCCGCCCGAGGACCTCGCCCCGCAGGAAGACCGCATCATCAGCGTGCTGGCGGCCGCCGGCGTGCCCATGTTGCGGCGCGAGGGATTCGAGGCGGACGACATCATTGCCACGCTCGTCAAGCGACTCGCCAGCCAGGAACTCGACATCTTCGTGGTGTCGCGCGACAAGGATCTCGATCAACTCCTGCGTGACGGCGTGTCGCTGTATGACCCGATGAAGGACGAGGTCATCACCGCGGACGGGCTTTTCGAGCTGAAAGGCTGGCGGCCGGAGCAGGCCGTCGAGGCCCAGATTCTCACCGGTGACAGCGTGGACAACGTCCCCGGCGTGCCCGGCATCGGGCCCAAGACCGCGGCCAAGTTGCTACAGCAATACGCGACGGCGGCGGGCGTCGTCGCGCATGCGGATGAATTGACGCCCAAGCAGCGGGAGAACGTGCTGGCGTTCGCGCCGCACATGGACCTGACGCGCGAGCTCGTGACCCTTCGTACGGATGTGCCCATCGATTTTGACCTCGCCGCCGCGGAGTGCGCCCGTTTTGACTGGCGGCGTGTCCGACCGATTCTTGCCGAGCTGGGTCTGCGGCGCCTGCTGGAGCAACTGCCCGATGATGCGCTGGACGGCGAGCCGGCGCCGTCCCCGGATGCGTCCGTGCCGGCCGCGGCGCGGACGCCGGCCGTGGCTGGCGCGCCCCTCTCCGCCGCCGCGCTGCGCGAACCCGCGGGTGGCGACTACCGCCTGATTGAAACGCCGGAGAAGCTGGCGGAGTTCGCGGCCAAGCTGGCGCGGCAACCGGAATTCGCCCTGGACACCGAGACGACCAGCGTGAGCCCGATCGATGCCGAACTGGTGGGCCTGTCGTTCGCGTGGCAGGTGGGCGTCGGCTACTACATTCCTGTGCAGTGCGTCTATGGGCGGACACTGCCGCTCGACCTGGTGCGGGCGAAACTGGCGCCGATCCTCGCGGATGCGACGAAACGCAAGGTAGGCCAGAACCTGAAATACGATCTCAACGTCCTGCGCAACGCGGGGCTGCCCGTCGCCGGTCCGCTGTTCGATACGATGATTGCGGCATTCGTGATCGACCCTGCCCGCAACGCGTACAACCTCGACAGCCTCGCGCGCGGTTTGTTCGGCTACACGAAGATTCCGACGACCGACCTGATCGGCAAGGGCAAGCAGCAACTCCGCATGGACCAGGTCCCGGTCGAGCAGATCGCCGAATACGCGGCCGAGGACGCGGACTATACCTGGCGCCTGCGGCTGCTGTTCGAGCCGCAGATCGCCCCGTTGGGCATGGAGCGCCTGTTCTACGAGACGGAGATGCCGCTCGTCAGCGTGCTGACCGACATGGAGCACCATGGCATCCGCATCGATACCGACCTGCTGCGCGAACTCAGCCGCACGCTGGCGGCCCGTGCCGCCACCATTGTGAACGAGGTGCATCGCCTCGCCGGCACGCCGTTTAATCTCGATTCGCCGAAGCAGCTCGCCGAAGTCCTGTTCGACAAGCTCGGCTACCGCGTGGTGCGGAAGACCAAGACGACGCGTTCGACGGACGCCGAGACGCTCGAGATCCTGCACCAGGAGACGAACCAGCCGATCTTCGCGCTGCTGCTGGAGTACCGCGAGATCCAGAAGCTGCGCGGGACGTACGTGGACGCGCTGCCGGCGGAGCTGAGTCGGCGGACCGGCCGCGTCCACACGAGCTACCACCAGACCGGCACCGTGACCGGCCGGCTGTCGAGCAGTGAGCCGAACCTGCAGAACATCCCCGTCCGGACGGAGGCCGGCCGGCAGATTCGGCGGGCGTTCGTGCCGCGGAGCGCGGACGAGCTGCTGGTCGTGGCCGATTATTCACAGATCGAGCTGCGGGTGCTCGCGCATTTCTGCGAGGACGAAGCGCTCATGGGAGCGTTCGTGGCCGATCAGGACATTCACGCGTTCGTGGCGGCGGAGATTAACGGGGTGCCGCTGGCGGAGGTGACGAAGGAGATGCGCGGCCGGGCGAAGGCCGTGAACTTCGGTATCATCTACGGGCAGACGGCGTTCGGGCTTGCACAGGCGACGGGGATGAGCCGCACCGAAGCGCAGGCCTTCATCGACGCGTACTTCACGCGCTACCCACGTATTCGCGAGTTCATCGACCGCTGCATCGCCGACGCGAAGCGCGATGGGTACGTGCAGACGATCCTGGGCCGGCGGCGACCGATCGAGAATCTCACGTCGAGCAACGCGAGCGTCCGCGCCCAGGCCGAGCGCTTCGCGGTGAACACAGTCATTCAGGGCTCGGCCGCCGACCTGATCAAGATCGCGATGATCGAGCTGCACCGGCGGATCGCGTGCGAGTCGTTGCCGCTGCGCATGCTGCTGCAGGTGCACGATGAGCTGGTCTGCGAAGCCCCGCGCGCGGCCGCCCCGGCGATGACGGCGGTCATGCGCGCGGTGATGGGTGGGGCGATGAAGCTGCGCGTGCCGCTGAAGGTCGACGTGGCGACGGGGGAAAACTGGCTGGAGGCGAAGTGACGGAGGGGCGGGATCGAGGGATCAAGGGAATGAGGGTGCGGGGGAAAGGGAACAGGGGATGGGGAACAGGGAACGGCTGCCGCGGAGCGCGGTACGGCCGCTCTTGGCGCGTAGGGTGCGCCGTTTGTCGGTCCTGCGGGACAACTCAGGCCGAACGAGGCGTCTCTGTGAATCTCTGTGTCCTCGGCGCCTCTGAGGTGATCTGTTGCGGCGCCCCCTTATCAGCCTATCTCGTTATCACCTTATCACTCGCCGATGGCGAAGGTGATGTCCACCTCGACCGTCGAGTTGAGCGGCAGTTCCGCGACGCCGACCGCGGCGCGGGCGTGCCGGCCGGCGTCACCGAAAACCTCGACCAGGAAATCGCTCGCGCCGTTGGCGACCTTGTGCTGGTCCGTGAAGCCGGCATTCGACGCGACGTACACCGCCACCTTCAGCACGCGCGTGATCTGGTCCAGCCCGCCGGCCACTTCCGCCGCCGCGGCGAGCGCGTTCAGCGTGCACACGCGGGCCGCCGCCTGGGCGTCCTCGAGCGTGCGTCCGTCGGGGCCGCCGACCTTTCCGGCGTAGGCGAGCTGGCCGGCGCGCATGGGAATCTGGCCGCTCAGCGTGATGGTGTGGCCGTAACGCAGGGCGGGCACATAGGCGCCGACCGGCTTGGTGACGGGGGGCAGGGTCAGCCCCAGGGCTTGCAGGCGTTCACTCGGTTTGCTCATCAGTGATCTCCGGCTCGGGCTCGTCCACGAGCTGCAATCGGGGCGCGTTTGTGGGCTGCCGCGCGGAATCATCCGCGAGCGGCGGCGCGAGTTCGTCGCCGGAAAACGCGGGTTCGTCCGCGGCCTCCGGTTCGGGTTCATCCACGGGCTGGATCAGGAAGATGTAGATTGTGCCGAACACGGCTTCCTGCTCGGCACGGATGCGGTGCGAACGAATCAGCTCCAGCATGGCCAGGAAGCGGCCGACGACCTGCAGGCGGTCCGGCTGGCCGTCGAACAGTGTCTCGAACGTCGACGGGCCTTCGCGCTCCAGAATGCTGAGGACTTCGGCGATATGCAGCTCGATCGGGACTTCGTCGTAGCGCACTGAGTGCAGGCCGGGGCCGCGACCAATCGCCGCCATGACCTTGCCGAATGCGGAGAGCAGGTCCCAGACCTGCACTTCCTCGAGCTGCACGCCCTCGAGCTCCTTGGGCAGATCGCACGGCCGGCGCACGTAGCGCTGCGCGCGGTTGTCGGCGGAGGTGCCCAGCGCGCGGGCCGCGTCCTTGAAGCGCTTGTATTCCAGCAATTGCCGGACGAGCGGGGCGCGCGGGTCGGTGCTGTCGTCGAGATCCTCGATGGGCGGCGTCGGCAGCAGCGAACGCGACTTCAGCTCGACGAGCGTCGCCGCCATGACGAGGAATTCGCCGACGGCATCGGGGTCGAGC from Phycisphaerae bacterium harbors:
- the polA gene encoding DNA polymerase I; translation: MPKTLYIIDGHAQIYRAYFAPFRTLNAPSGEPTRATHVFCQMLLNMLRDRRPDYLVMVLDADERKLLRRQIYPNYKAHRDPPPEDLAPQEDRIISVLAAAGVPMLRREGFEADDIIATLVKRLASQELDIFVVSRDKDLDQLLRDGVSLYDPMKDEVITADGLFELKGWRPEQAVEAQILTGDSVDNVPGVPGIGPKTAAKLLQQYATAAGVVAHADELTPKQRENVLAFAPHMDLTRELVTLRTDVPIDFDLAAAECARFDWRRVRPILAELGLRRLLEQLPDDALDGEPAPSPDASVPAAARTPAVAGAPLSAAALREPAGGDYRLIETPEKLAEFAAKLARQPEFALDTETTSVSPIDAELVGLSFAWQVGVGYYIPVQCVYGRTLPLDLVRAKLAPILADATKRKVGQNLKYDLNVLRNAGLPVAGPLFDTMIAAFVIDPARNAYNLDSLARGLFGYTKIPTTDLIGKGKQQLRMDQVPVEQIAEYAAEDADYTWRLRLLFEPQIAPLGMERLFYETEMPLVSVLTDMEHHGIRIDTDLLRELSRTLAARAATIVNEVHRLAGTPFNLDSPKQLAEVLFDKLGYRVVRKTKTTRSTDAETLEILHQETNQPIFALLLEYREIQKLRGTYVDALPAELSRRTGRVHTSYHQTGTVTGRLSSSEPNLQNIPVRTEAGRQIRRAFVPRSADELLVVADYSQIELRVLAHFCEDEALMGAFVADQDIHAFVAAEINGVPLAEVTKEMRGRAKAVNFGIIYGQTAFGLAQATGMSRTEAQAFIDAYFTRYPRIREFIDRCIADAKRDGYVQTILGRRRPIENLTSSNASVRAQAERFAVNTVIQGSAADLIKIAMIELHRRIACESLPLRMLLQVHDELVCEAPRAAAPAMTAVMRAVMGGAMKLRVPLKVDVATGENWLEAK
- a CDS encoding segregation/condensation protein A, with translation MSDYRVQLDVFSGPLDLLLFLIRRDEVDILDIPIASLTDQYLAHVHLLEQLDPDAVGEFLVMAATLVELKSRSLLPTPPIEDLDDSTDPRAPLVRQLLEYKRFKDAARALGTSADNRAQRYVRRPCDLPKELEGVQLEEVQVWDLLSAFGKVMAAIGRGPGLHSVRYDEVPIELHIAEVLSILEREGPSTFETLFDGQPDRLQVVGRFLAMLELIRSHRIRAEQEAVFGTIYIFLIQPVDEPEPEAADEPAFSGDELAPPLADDSARQPTNAPRLQLVDEPEPEITDEQTE
- a CDS encoding RidA family protein is translated as MSKPSERLQALGLTLPPVTKPVGAYVPALRYGHTITLSGQIPMRAGQLAYAGKVGGPDGRTLEDAQAAARVCTLNALAAAAEVAGGLDQITRVLKVAVYVASNAGFTDQHKVANGASDFLVEVFGDAGRHARAAVGVAELPLNSTVEVDITFAIGE
- a CDS encoding MltA domain-containing protein; translation: MLRVALIVGLVVVTVGLWGCPPPEQLPPYTPPEGKDYGKPLPPGALALRKISPKDYPDFGLAFDNRAGLEEAIRHSLSYLAKPSSHKYFPYGEITHARAVASLERFLEILPRVNSPAELNKAVRDNFEVYQSVGCDDRGTVYFTGYYTPIFEGRRQREGAFRYPLYSLPPDLVKDEEGQALGQRRPDGGMNPTYPTRRQIEEGRLLDGLEIAYLKSPFEAYVVTVQGSAKLRLGDGSMYELGYAGNNGHAYTPIALAMVNDGVIRRNEISLQTMLRYFERHPEQAYKYCWRNDRYVFFKEAPGGPFGSIGVPVTPFRSLATDKQIFPRACLAFVKSKLPMVYNEKVVQAPFSAFACDQDTGGAIRAAGRSDIFMGVGPSAEAIAGRTGSEGALYYIFVREGARP
- a CDS encoding O-acetyl-ADP-ribose deacetylase, with amino-acid sequence MSTTDVWSRIELQQGDITRLAVDAIVNAANRALAGGGGVDGAIHRAAGAAQLQAACRQLGGCDTGDAKITPGFNLPARYIIHTVGPVYGGGRRGEPELLASCYRRSLEVACENGLRTVAFPAISTGIYGYPFEAATEIALRTTAEFLARHPNIERVVFVFFGSADHATATALRARIRST
- a CDS encoding sigma-70 family RNA polymerase sigma factor — translated: MDRFRLSSIASLCEQLKRGPNRLCLRQLLGIEFLLSLIEAHKQYPFEFVCNAITGFRPTHEGDGHGRLLDGELLITDLVLLAEDLSENARLPLNAWIEPVYTVADLAERFDVSTKTIFRWRRRGLAGWKLRGTDERMRLLFADRCVRRFVAQNADLVTRGSNFSQLTRPEREGIVARAAELVAGGGRTVNAVARQIAAESGRAVETIRLILKHYDEAHPNAGVFNRSPLQVEVDDQRLAVWEAYVDGETVEALARRFGKTVAWIYRTITQMRAREMRARRIEYVGSPEFDAPDADEAILSSALSGPLQQELAVSPRRVPAGLPPYLAQLFRIPLLTREGEFVLFRQMNYLRHKAQMALDALDPDHVRPAQLDEIEALLDEAARIKGRIVQANLRLVVSIAKRHLAPGQDLFELISDGNVSLMRAVDKFDYARGFKFSTYASWAVMKNFARSIPEQRRHGERYQTGWDTYLDAIGTAPREDSDNEEVLALRGTVERMLATLDARERSILRQRYGLDDAGEPQTLEQIGRRFGVSKERIRQLEARAMTKLRGGFEADVQRLLGA
- a CDS encoding HEAT repeat domain-containing protein, producing the protein MIEARAMDANVKLLCEEFEFWASAYQRRGSEYYENGWETDFPGYRELMHLGQEAMNPWTMTSATLACLETCWAISNECTEMLDYAQEHLDECWKTLVALSQSQLSDVRWQVYMAMEHAGPRAEPYLRRGLEDLNDRCRQYALLALANCNPADARAIAERFLKDADPYMRQATIRMVLATGDSEFVAQVRQVLLQDPVEHVRNDARRRLPE
- a CDS encoding DUF4136 domain-containing protein, yielding MNARTSCRLCATAGLLLLPLSLLGCAPMRIESAYGPGIRFDGMGETWTWAPEAKMGLRYEKVLSAEHDALVRQLIGEELGRKGYKQLTDGKPDIAVDYAVTERTRGGMRESSFAPVHSEGALVIDVLDPATGKHIWRGYAEAKLDPSLDPAVRKARLSQAVRLILKRFADAGKSPR